Within Triticum urartu cultivar G1812 unplaced genomic scaffold, Tu2.1 TuUngrouped_contig_5719, whole genome shotgun sequence, the genomic segment CCAATGCCCAAACCTATGCCCCACCCAGAGTCAGAGCCCTGCAAACCTGAACCGATGCCCAAACCCGAACCAAAGCCTGGACAGAAGCCTGAACCAGAACCCAAGCCCAAGCCGATGCCAAAACCAAAGCCCAAGCCCTGCTCCAAACCGAAGCCTGAGCCGATGCCAAAACCGGAACCAAAGCCGGAGCCCAAGGCTAAACCTGAACCGAAACCGAAGCCGCCTCCAAAGTGCAAACCACCGGCAACGCACAATTGATGGGATACTTATATATGACACTTGATGGAGGAGAACCCGTACGGAGCCACACTATGCTATTTTTAGAATAAGTAATGCATTATTCCCTGTATTCAATTTCTTTCTATTGTTCCATGCACGCGTGATGAGTATTAGTACTCTGTAATTATTATTTGCTTGTTGGTATATGTTCATCTACTTTGTA encodes:
- the LOC125529602 gene encoding protein TsetseEP-like; its protein translation is MAKHRLLAVLLIGIVAASSFNQAAAAGRGLVVVGKFTELEPKPEPKPEPMPKPMPHPESEPCKPEPMPKPEPKPGQKPEPEPKPKPMPKPKPKPCSKPKPEPMPKPEPKPEPKAKPEPKPKPPPKCKPPATHN